TGATTTATAGCGTTACCTGCTGTAATAGCTTCGCTGCAGGTCTATATCTGGTTAGATCTGCCAGCAAATCTATCGTACTACTGAAATCACCTTTCAAATATCAGGGAAACCCTTCATAACTATTCCGACTTTATGCGACATTTATAAGGCCTTTGTGTTTAAAAATCATTTCGGACATGCTCCGATAAAGCGCAATCGGGAAGTCTAATATTCGAACGCGTGATTTCATTGCAAGTACACAATTTTCAATATGGCCACTGTGCAGTAACATGAGATTAGTTTAAAGCGTTTTTCTTCGAAACTTTTATCgaaaaagctttaaaaaaatattatatgttaatGTACTCGTACGTGATACAAAGTATGTCCTTGCGCGTCCTTGATTTtagtaacttgaaaaatgactatcataaataaatacgcaAAGTAGGCTCTTTTTTTGTTTCTCTCACCATATATAATGTAATCGATGGACTCTTCGGTCtatttttgtaaacaattttccTTCTAATTTTTTGACGCAATCGATACTCGTAAAAGCATGGAAAACCCCTTGATCGCCTAATAAATCAGTGCGGTGCTGGACGAGACACGGTTAACCGACCTACGACACTTTTCTCCGGAAACACTTATACCAAACATATCTACCTACTTTTACGGTGGCAGAAACAATTTGATGACGCTTAAACTTTATGGGTTTTTATTCAAAGCTTATACCGATGggttaataatatttgattttttcttacttgaaatatatgGTAAATAACTCATTTGCGTCAGGTGTTGCGAGCTTTTGTATTCTTTCTGTTTtgctatgtaattttattaaatacctgaaaaatattattttcacttcttATTCTCTTGAAGTCGTACTTTAGGCTTTGTGTAAGCAGATTCAGTTTGTGCATTAACGTATATTCCTTTAGTAATGATTGACTTTCTGGTTCTGGGTTCTAGTTATGTTGATTACTTATAAGGCATACCTAACTTTAACGTGAGGATAATATTGTTTTTGGTTAGAAAGAGTATATAGGTGGATCAACTTTTTAGGCCTAGGAGAAAATATTACCCTCCCATACAACTTTTGGCTGACCCTAACGATCAATTGTTAAGGATATTATAGCTTGCTCAAAAAAATCTCCAAGGCGTGTGTTATTCTAAAGCACgtatgatataaaacgaagttccttgtttcataatatacttgtagatatatttttaataataggtcAAATATTTGTCAACGAAACAACGAAAATCTTGGACTTGTATGTAAACCAAAATATTGAAAtccactttaaaaatattaaagttataaattttacgttacgttacgggCCCAGGGAAACAATGTTATCCTaaactttaaaatcaaaatggtTTAACACCCATGCAAGTGCCCTGCACCCGCTCTTTGCGATGCGCGCCGAAATAAGCCGTGCTGCGCTTGATTATTGTCAGGGGGTGCGGGCACGGGGCGCGGGGCTTTTTCATCATAACGAGCTCTTAACAATAGCGTTGTAATTGCTGGAACTTCATTCGCTTGTTAAGAGTGGGACCGGTAGCAAGTACCTGAAAGTGGTTGTTAActgttgtttataattttatattactagGTAAGATCATCATTAAATAGATATTCCTTCTTACCCATAACCGTTTCATTTGTTACAaagttaaagaaatattatacctatatgaATATagcatattaatttaattgtctTAGTGGAAAAAATCACTTcttttgaatgtaataaaataattattagattTTAGAGCTCATTACGtgcttgaaaataaaaatccttAGTGAACCAGCAGTAATCAATATTTGTTACATGTGACACACCTTGACGCCCTATATATAATTCTGTTACAAAACgtgaacaatattataatattactgctGGTTGTTAGTAAAGCCTCAGTATCGTTTTATTTTGTCcattatttttgtatcttttGTGTTCCGTCAgtatattgcacgcctcataagcgaagcgttgaggttgtgctctactctcgacatttcaaaaaaagcagttttctcgaaactgaaattgattttttgttatttatattgcacttacaggttaatttgagtacactaatatcaagtcaaataatttgtcaggcacataaaatacatttcaataaaaatttttttgtttaacgtagtaaataataacattaaacataatcttttctggacgtccgtgtatggacgggtgtatgtggcatcaaaattggtcgaaaaaattatcgtatcggaataatttttttttaattatctaaagtaacacacgacataatttcttacttaatatgagcgttcaattcactgtcgtaaaatttccatgtaattattctagctaatattaattgtaactttcaatgtgcaatcattatgacattcccgtgtcttgtttacaaaaaatgaataataattaatatgaaaaaaaaaatttgtaatgagcattgaaagtttcagttaaaaaaatttcaattttattgtgaaaaaaatgagattatgaggcgtgcacttttggattttccaaatttttttttattgcttgtttCAATTTTATAGTGAACTTCGATGGCAACGATGAATGCGAAACTCTTTTACGACTTACATAGCGTTAAAACTTTAATAGTTCGGTAAGTATGTACAATATCATTGCTTCAATTTCCATAATTCTTAATGCAATTCAACTAAATTCGAAAACCCCCCGCGtgacgaaataatattaaaaaatacccaatgtatttttatttatgttcaatGTGAAGTGTATGCTAAGCTGTACACCCTCTCGGTCTGGTGGTACAGACAGACAATCAGTCTGTTTCCATATTGTATTACTTTACTGTTTGTATTCCCACACATGAATAAATTTCTATTTTCTGATTAAATCTCCTTACATTTTCGTGATTTTCAGACGTTGGAGCCCGATTACAAAATTTTcgagtaatattaataaaaaatgtaggaGAGACGCTCACTCAACGATTGATCCAAATGATTTATTCCAAGCCAATCCTAAAATACTGAGAGATTTCTGGGATGCCGAAGGAACATTTAAACCCCTTCATAGTTGGAACTACCGTCGgtaaaaaattatcaaagtttattaataacCTAATCTATTTATCTAAGTATTAttgtttaagtaggtatactttgaaaatattaatagacACATATATGTGTTAACATTAAATGCAGAAAAGATTCATATAATTTACTACTTGGTTCTTCCCATACGAGACGacagtttcataaaaaaaaatattgtacctaCTCATAAGTTAACCTATATAATGATCACGttcacaaattaaaataatgatcaggttgaaaaattaaaaattaaatatatacgagtatataagttTAATTACTATTGCCATTATTGCAGAAATATTTAATTCTCGTTTACTCATGACTTATTCTACAAcgtattaaagttttattaagttttattgtaaacttgTACAAGGATTGACTTCGTAGGGTACCTTATATCAGAGACAGTCTAGTAGAAGTAGCGCCTGGTGAGAAATTTTCTACATGTCTAAAAGGAAAGAAAATCCTTGACGTTGGTTGTGGACCAGGACTGCTCTCAGAGGTAAGTCCGTCTAAaactaactgactgactgaaatCATGGCTGTATGTATATAAAGCTGCTCACTATTTTACtgttatttcatataaatggTGGCGAGTGGTTCAGCATacgaatacagttgttaccactCCACCTCTTTCCGCCGATCATACTGGACAAACTAGATTAATCTAGTAGGTAGTGGACTTTTTTAgacataacatacataaattaatataacaatgtACTGAAACCGTGTTTACGAGTaccatataaataatagaatttgTAGCATTTGAGTATACTACATAGTTTTAGaataaagaaacttaaaaataaacttggcaTGACGTCATagctatgcagtgttttgtcaatCTTCCATTGACATCCCCTTtcagatcgctactaagcgataacaCCAACTTTTTGTTTTCCTGTCCATGTCTTTTACTTTTAGTGTTGTACAAGtatatatctaagtatatactgcataactattccaacgttatgcccgTTTATTTGTTAAAACAATGTAAACTAAATACACACCTAGAGACGCCTTTTTTAGGCTTTAGCTAAACTTGGCGCCGAAGTTACTGGAGTAGATACAAACAGAGAATTGATTGAAATGGCGCAAAACCATAGTTCTAAAAACAAACGCTTGGCTGACAACCTGCCTTCTTATATTTGGAGTGATATAGAGGTAagagcattattttttttaatgggaAAAACCGTCTTCGCGTCTgtattaataaagttaaaaattattaagttatatacTAAAATGGGGTTCCCCACACGATTTTTAACGGACTTTCTTCAGAAAGGAGAaagttatcaattattatttttttcaatgtttgtACGGGCTTCATCGTATTTTATTGaaagatttacaaaaaaatatttttttgttcggGTTTATTTCTAAACTGATGGACTGACTGACGATTTAGATCTGATGTATAGAAGTTTCagacaaaaatcttttaaaaattacagcaaattaaCCGCGATTGCTGCTGTcgcaaattatatatatactcgtaccttgtttgtttgttgttcaaACAGCATAACATTACACCTGTACTTACACTCGTATATACAGTATAAGGGGTCACACCCACAGTTTCTACCAATGTTTGTGGTAGCATATTTTTTCTTGATTGAAAGCTAGTTGTAGCAcaaatttactttttagtagttataacatttaatatatacatatacatatatttatatccaACAATTGTAAGTTGCTTGCGTTGGACCTGATGCTATCAGCTCGAGGTTATCAAGTATtaacttttcttatttctttcttaATTGCAATCGGTGTAAAATTAGTTTGTCTAAGGCTACACCTTAGATAAACTAATGTTACCTCAACGATTTTATCAGCTCGCGGTTGCCAAGTCTTGTCTCTATTTTTTCTACTGTCTTAGATGCAATCTGTAGCCTGAGACAATTTAGTATAatcgtttaaaaaaacaaaacttatgtaTTTCAGGAACACAGTATTGCCTGTGCTGAAAAGTACGACGCTATTGTAGTGTCTGAAGTGATAGAGCATGTTTCTGAAAAGGAATTGTTCGTAGAATCGTGTGTACGCGCCGCGAAACCGGGTGGAAAACTTTTCTTTACTACGCCTAGTAGGACACGTTTCGCACAGTTcttgatgatatttat
The genomic region above belongs to Pararge aegeria chromosome 11, ilParAegt1.1, whole genome shotgun sequence and contains:
- the LOC120627600 gene encoding ubiquinone biosynthesis O-methyltransferase-like, with translation MATMNAKLFYDLHSVKTLIVRRWSPITKFSSNINKKCRRDAHSTIDPNDLFQANPKILRDFWDAEGTFKPLHSWNYRRVPYIRDSLVEVAPGEKFSTCLKGKKILDVGCGPGLLSEALAKLGAEVTGVDTNRELIEMAQNHSSKNKRLADNLPSYIWSDIEEHSIACAEKYDAIVVSEVIEHVSEKELFVESCVRAAKPGGKLFFTTPSRTRFAQFLMIFIFEDVMRNFPKGAHQYDKFMRPSELQYMLEMNDCFVESTKGYFYYPWGNNWEWTKSKIFSFAIEAVKST